One genomic region from Chelmon rostratus isolate fCheRos1 chromosome 11, fCheRos1.pri, whole genome shotgun sequence encodes:
- the LOC121614075 gene encoding gremlin-2-like, which translates to MLWRITIPVILAGVLCITAETKKPRPQGSIPSPHKTKGNLSSERHHRLLQQKPEVLSSSREALVVTERRYLRRDWCKTQPLRQTISEEGCRSRTVVNRFCYGQCNSFYIPRHMGPSSGQGQNRGQASGSGRKSHNKAQEPFQSCSFCRPHRITQLTVQLDCPDLQPPFRHRKVQRVKQCRCMSVEVGGHGKL; encoded by the coding sequence ATGCTGTGGAGAATAACTATCCCAGTCATACTGGCTGGGGTGCTCTGCATCACCGCAGAGACCAAAAAGCCACGCCCCCAAGGATCCATCCCATCCCCACACAAGACCAAAGGGAACCTGTCCTCGGAACGTCACCACCGGCTATTGCAGCAGAAACCAGAGGTGCTGTCCTCCAGCCGGGAGGCCTTGGTGGTAACAGAGCGCCGCTACCTCCGCAGAGACTGGTGCAAGACCCAACCCCTCCGTCAGACAATCAGTGAGGAGGGTTGCCGCAGCCGCACTGTGGTCAACCGTTTTTGCTACGGCCAGTGTAACTCCTTCTACATCCCCCGCCATATGGGCCCCAGCTCGGGTCAGGGTCAGAACCGAGGCCAAGCCTCAGGCTCTGGAAGGAAAAGTCACAACAAGGCCCAGGAGCCATTCCAGTCCTGCTCCTTCTGCAGGCCACACCGCATCACACAGCTCACAGTGCAGCTGGACTGCCCAGACCTGCAGCCCCCTTTCAGGCACCGTAAGGTGCAGAGGGTCAAACAGTGTCGCTGCATGTCTGTGGAGGTGGGCGGCCACGGGAAACTGTGA